The following proteins come from a genomic window of Nostoc sp. ATCC 53789:
- a CDS encoding class I SAM-dependent methyltransferase, with translation MNEWYKEDLAFIHDDGFRDFALKSAPGILEILAQNKIHDGLVVDLGCGSGLWAKELTKAHYRVLGVDISESMINIARTRVPDAVGFQVETTRSYGQYLLPKGHVAFIARKPGL, from the coding sequence ATGAATGAATGGTACAAAGAAGACCTTGCATTTATTCATGATGACGGTTTCCGTGACTTCGCTCTCAAATCCGCTCCCGGCATTTTAGAAATCCTCGCTCAAAACAAAATACATGATGGACTAGTGGTTGACTTGGGTTGTGGTAGCGGATTATGGGCAAAAGAACTTACTAAGGCTCATTATCGTGTTCTCGGAGTTGATATTTCTGAGTCGATGATTAATATTGCACGAACAAGAGTCCCAGATGCCGTTGGCTTCCAAGTTGAAACAACTCGTAGTTATGGGCAATACCTTCTGCCGAAGGGTCATGTAGCATTTATTGCACGCAAACCAGGATTATAA
- the ppsA gene encoding phosphoenolpyruvate synthase, with product MTTISKSTLSPSAQERSLILWFDEVGIADIPLVGGKNASLGEMIQQLTPKGINVPTGFATTAYAYRHFIKSAGLEAKLRKLFADLDVEDVKNLRERGKKARSLLIHTPFPVELREAIAKAYQNLCEIYHTETDVAVRSSATAEDLPDASFAGQQETYLNVVGVEGVLAACHKCFASIFTDRAISYRHTKGFDHFSIALAVGVQKMVRSDLATSGVMFSIDTETGFKDAALITAAYGLGENVVQGSVNPDEYCVFKPTLKAGFRPIIDKKLGSKELKMIYDDGSKFTKNVSVSPSERNKFALSDEEILQLGSWACLIEDHYSQVHGTLTPMDIEWAKDGITNQLFIVQARPETVQSQKAGNVLRSYRLVLGNGEKSSHSSLHNSQSPIPLVTGSAIGEAISQGKARLILDVQKLEQFQVGEVLVTERTDPDWEPIMKRASAIVTNSGGRTCHAAIIARELGVPAIVGCGNATEILKPGQEVTISCAEGEEGKVYAGLLPFEVEEVALENLPRTHTQILMNVGNPQEALSLSAIPNDGVGLARTEFIIANQIQIHPMALIHYELLKDEFAKAKIAEITSLYDDKPQYFVDKLAQGIGRIAAAFYPKPVIVRMSDFKSNEYANLLGGRQFEPHEENPMLGWRGAARYYDEGYREAFALECHALKRVREEMGLTNVIPMIPFCRTPDEGRLVLAEMAKNGLKQGVNGLQVYVMCELPSNVILAEEFAEVFDGFSIGSNDLTQLTLGIDRDSALVARLFDERSPAVKRMVKMAIEAAKKCDRKIGICGQAPSDYPEFAQFLVEQGIDSISLNPDSVLKTMLEVAKVEQG from the coding sequence ATGACTACAATATCTAAAAGCACTTTATCTCCATCTGCTCAAGAGCGATCGCTCATATTGTGGTTTGATGAAGTTGGAATTGCTGATATCCCCTTAGTTGGTGGTAAAAATGCCTCACTGGGCGAAATGATTCAACAGCTAACGCCCAAAGGGATTAACGTTCCTACCGGATTCGCCACCACTGCTTACGCCTATCGTCATTTCATCAAATCAGCAGGTTTAGAAGCAAAGCTACGCAAACTCTTTGCTGACTTGGATGTTGAGGATGTCAAAAATTTACGAGAACGGGGTAAAAAAGCGCGATCGCTATTAATCCACACTCCATTCCCTGTAGAATTGCGAGAGGCGATCGCTAAAGCCTACCAAAATCTTTGTGAAATATACCATACAGAGACAGATGTTGCAGTCCGTTCTAGCGCCACCGCCGAAGACCTTCCCGATGCTAGTTTTGCTGGACAGCAAGAAACTTACCTCAACGTTGTCGGTGTGGAAGGAGTTTTAGCAGCTTGTCACAAGTGCTTTGCTTCCATATTTACCGATCGCGCCATTTCTTACCGTCACACCAAGGGATTTGATCACTTTAGCATTGCTCTGGCTGTGGGTGTGCAAAAAATGGTACGCTCTGACTTAGCAACCTCTGGGGTGATGTTCTCCATTGACACAGAAACCGGATTTAAGGATGCAGCACTGATTACAGCCGCCTACGGTTTAGGTGAAAACGTTGTCCAGGGGTCTGTCAATCCCGATGAATACTGTGTTTTTAAACCAACTTTAAAAGCTGGTTTTCGCCCGATTATCGATAAAAAATTGGGCAGTAAAGAACTGAAAATGATTTATGATGACGGCTCCAAATTTACAAAAAATGTTTCGGTTTCCCCCAGCGAAAGAAATAAATTTGCCCTGAGTGATGAAGAGATTTTACAACTAGGAAGTTGGGCGTGTTTAATTGAAGATCATTATTCTCAAGTCCACGGTACATTGACTCCAATGGATATCGAGTGGGCAAAAGATGGCATTACTAATCAACTTTTTATTGTGCAAGCGCGTCCCGAAACCGTCCAGTCGCAGAAGGCGGGAAATGTGTTGCGGAGTTATCGGTTGGTATTAGGAAATGGGGAAAAATCTTCCCACTCGTCACTCCATAATTCCCAATCCCCAATTCCCCTGGTTACGGGAAGTGCAATTGGAGAAGCTATTAGTCAAGGGAAAGCCCGCCTAATTTTAGATGTTCAGAAACTCGAACAGTTTCAAGTTGGGGAGGTTTTGGTGACAGAGAGAACTGATCCCGATTGGGAACCGATTATGAAACGCGCCAGTGCAATTGTCACCAACTCTGGTGGTAGAACGTGTCATGCAGCAATCATTGCGCGAGAATTGGGTGTCCCTGCGATCGTGGGATGTGGCAATGCTACAGAAATCTTAAAACCTGGTCAAGAGGTAACAATTTCTTGCGCTGAAGGGGAAGAAGGAAAAGTTTATGCAGGTTTATTACCTTTTGAAGTTGAAGAAGTTGCTTTAGAGAACTTACCGCGTACCCATACTCAAATTTTAATGAATGTGGGTAATCCTCAAGAGGCATTAAGTTTATCGGCAATTCCTAACGATGGCGTAGGTTTAGCGCGGACAGAATTTATCATTGCTAACCAAATCCAAATTCATCCAATGGCGTTGATTCATTATGAATTATTAAAAGATGAATTTGCCAAAGCTAAAATTGCTGAAATTACCTCACTTTATGACGATAAACCTCAATATTTTGTAGATAAATTAGCTCAAGGCATTGGTAGAATTGCCGCAGCATTCTATCCTAAACCAGTGATTGTGCGAATGTCAGATTTCAAAAGTAATGAATATGCGAATTTGTTAGGTGGGCGACAGTTTGAACCCCATGAAGAAAACCCAATGCTGGGTTGGCGAGGAGCGGCACGTTACTATGATGAAGGGTACAGAGAAGCTTTTGCCCTAGAATGTCATGCCCTCAAACGGGTACGGGAAGAGATGGGTTTAACGAACGTTATCCCGATGATTCCTTTTTGTCGCACTCCTGATGAAGGGCGGTTGGTTTTGGCAGAGATGGCAAAAAATGGTTTAAAGCAGGGTGTTAACGGCTTGCAGGTTTATGTAATGTGTGAGTTGCCCAGTAATGTGATTCTGGCTGAAGAATTTGCTGAGGTATTTGATGGTTTCTCCATTGGTTCAAATGATTTAACTCAACTGACACTAGGGATAGATAGGGATTCGGCATTGGTAGCGCGATTGTTTGATGAACGTAGTCCAGCTGTGAAACGAATGGTAAAAATGGCCATAGAAGCGGCAAAAAAATGCGATCGCAAAATAGGCATTTGTGGACAAGCACCCAGTGATTACCCAGAATTTGCTCAGTTTTTGGTTGAACAGGGAATTGACTCAATTAGTCTGAATCCAGATTCGGTTTTAAAGACAATGCTAGAAGTGGCAAAAGTTGAGCAGGGATAG
- a CDS encoding GNAT family N-acetyltransferase yields the protein MTNLLETERLIIRSWIPERDAEEAFVIYNDPEVTHFLGSRITSVESQRLRLIDDNGNGSWAIVEKETTTIVGTILLEQLPDKDGLLTQDYEVGWHLRRASWGKGYATEAGRVMLNYGFSVLNLPVIYAVVKPENHASIRVTERLGMKPIGRTNKYYGIELLLFQLDAPEE from the coding sequence ATGACAAATCTTTTGGAAACCGAACGCTTGATTATTCGTAGTTGGATACCCGAACGTGATGCCGAGGAAGCCTTTGTAATTTATAATGACCCTGAAGTTACGCACTTTCTCGGCTCTCGCATCACAAGTGTTGAGTCACAGCGTCTGCGTTTAATTGACGACAATGGTAATGGATCTTGGGCAATTGTCGAAAAGGAAACTACAACAATTGTGGGAACTATCCTTCTCGAACAATTACCTGACAAAGATGGTTTACTCACTCAAGATTATGAGGTAGGCTGGCACTTACGGCGAGCTTCTTGGGGTAAAGGGTATGCAACAGAAGCAGGACGAGTTATGCTCAACTACGGATTTAGTGTTTTGAACTTGCCAGTGATTTATGCTGTAGTAAAGCCAGAAAATCATGCTTCAATCCGTGTAACAGAACGATTGGGTATGAAACCAATAGGGCGGACAAATAAGTATTACGGTATTGAACTACTCCTGTTCCAACTAGATGCACCTGAAGAGTAG
- a CDS encoding phospholipid carrier-dependent glycosyltransferase: MTKKWFRIGLLGIFILSLALRFWGLERFNTLVFDEVYFAKFGNNYLTHTPFFNAHPPLSQYMIGIGIWLGSHIPFWHDTVNGLTGSMRSPWTYRWFNALTGSFIPLVVAAIAYQLSYRRSFALLAGLFTACDGLFLVESRYALSNIYIVIFGLLGHWFLLLALDKQNRRRSFWLVFAGIAFGASVGTKWNGLWFLSGAYLIWIVAWIIQGTHSFANAKLFFKSPSLEEAEGRRQEPGARSQESGARRQESGARSQDSEAVASPRASAEFRGKEVGISTYSPPFIPSPSSESPLQNLTQLNIFQMLFYLGIIPAFIYSIIWIPHLQLDKTYGFIAVHQQILKFHLHLGGNSSDVHPYCAAWYKWPLMIRPMAYYYQTAESITEPLPVMGPPLPAGAGQVIYDVHAMGNPFLWWFGVAAMLFLVGMLVSQAVMPWVKEKRFLVPATLSIDTWIGLYLVINYAANLAPWVKVTRCVFIYHYMCAVVFVFLAIAWFVDQCLRSYYQQLRALGVTITFIILAAFIFWMPIYLGLPLSPDGYKLRMWFNSWI; the protein is encoded by the coding sequence ATGACTAAAAAATGGTTCCGAATTGGGCTGTTGGGTATATTTATCCTCTCACTCGCCTTGAGGTTTTGGGGATTGGAGCGATTCAATACTCTGGTATTTGATGAAGTTTACTTTGCCAAATTTGGTAATAATTATCTCACGCATACACCATTTTTTAATGCTCATCCGCCGTTAAGTCAATATATGATCGGCATCGGCATTTGGCTTGGTAGTCACATTCCTTTTTGGCACGATACAGTAAATGGGCTAACGGGTTCAATGCGATCGCCTTGGACTTATCGGTGGTTCAATGCCCTTACTGGTTCATTTATCCCTTTAGTTGTAGCTGCGATCGCTTATCAGTTGAGTTATCGCCGTAGCTTTGCTTTGCTTGCTGGTTTGTTTACTGCATGTGATGGCCTTTTTCTAGTTGAATCTCGTTATGCTTTAAGTAATATTTATATTGTCATCTTTGGTTTATTAGGACACTGGTTTTTATTATTAGCATTAGATAAGCAAAATCGGCGACGTTCTTTTTGGTTAGTTTTTGCTGGCATTGCTTTTGGTGCGTCAGTCGGTACTAAGTGGAACGGTTTATGGTTCCTATCAGGTGCTTATCTTATTTGGATAGTAGCTTGGATAATTCAGGGAACGCATTCTTTTGCTAACGCCAAACTCTTTTTTAAATCCCCCTCATTGGAGGAGGCAGAAGGCAGGAGGCAGGAGCCAGGAGCCAGGAGCCAGGAGTCAGGAGCCAGGAGGCAGGAGTCAGGAGCCAGGAGCCAGGATAGCGAAGCGGTAGCGAGTCCGCGAGCGTCGGCAGAATTCAGGGGAAAGGAGGTAGGAATTAGTACTTATTCTCCACCATTTATACCATCTCCCTCATCTGAGTCACCACTACAAAACTTGACTCAGCTAAATATTTTCCAGATGTTATTTTATCTAGGAATAATTCCAGCTTTTATCTATAGCATCATCTGGATTCCTCACCTTCAGCTAGATAAAACTTATGGATTTATTGCAGTACATCAGCAAATTTTGAAATTTCACTTGCATTTAGGTGGTAATAGTTCGGATGTACATCCTTATTGTGCTGCCTGGTATAAATGGCCTTTGATGATTCGACCAATGGCATATTATTATCAAACGGCTGAAAGTATCACTGAACCATTACCTGTCATGGGGCCACCTTTACCTGCTGGTGCTGGACAAGTTATTTATGATGTCCATGCAATGGGCAATCCCTTTTTGTGGTGGTTTGGTGTTGCTGCTATGTTGTTTTTAGTAGGGATGCTGGTGTCACAAGCCGTAATGCCTTGGGTGAAAGAAAAGCGTTTTTTAGTACCTGCAACTCTTAGTATTGATACTTGGATTGGTTTGTATTTAGTTATAAATTATGCTGCTAATTTAGCACCTTGGGTAAAAGTGACGAGGTGCGTTTTCATATACCATTATATGTGTGCAGTAGTATTTGTATTTTTAGCGATCGCTTGGTTTGTCGATCAGTGTCTTCGCAGCTATTATCAACAACTCCGGGCGTTAGGTGTCACCATTACTTTTATTATTCTGGCTGCTTTTATTTTCTGGATGCCTATTTATTTAGGTTTACCCCTCTCCCCTGACGGTTATAAATTGCGGATGTGGTTCAACTCTTGGATTTGA
- a CDS encoding ATP-binding protein yields the protein MEMNLQFPGINLISLKEAPIHFSSQIQPHGVLLVLEEPELKILQVSTNTLNVFGIAPENMLDKKLEDLLDPFQIERIKTGLAGENLDFINPTKVWVRKKGDDYIVFDAIFHRNTEGFLILELEPAITQENIPFLSFYHLARASINQLEKTANLRDFCQVIVQEVRKITEFDRVMLYKFDDDGHGSVVAEDKLESLEPYLGLHYPESDIPKPARKLFAANSIRIIPDAYSQPVKLFPVNNPISDRPINLTNSILRSAASCHTEYLHNMGVGASLTISLIKDQKLWGLIACHHQSPKYVSYELRKACEFLGRVIFAEISAREETEDYYHRINLTHLQSVLIEYMSQEENFIDGLVKNPQHLLDLASAQGAAVCFAGNCTVVGETPREEDLNFLVQWLKNNVEEEVFYTDSLPQIYPDAESFKNVASGLLAIPIAKRTYVLWFRPEVIQTVNWGGDPNKAFEVNQSEGNVRLCPRKSFELWKETVRLTSLPWKEVEVKAALELRKAIVNIVLRQADELAQLAQDLERSNAELKKFAYVASHDLQEPLNQVVNYVQLLEMRYSEELDEDAQEFISYAVQGVSLMQTLIDDVLAYSKVDMQAIAFQMNDVETALMRGLGNLRQRINETGAIITHDPLPTVMADSTQMMQLFQNLIGNAIKFHSDQPPQIHVGAERIEDAWLFSVRDNGIGIDPKFSDRIFVIFQRLHTRDEYTGTGMGLAICKKIVECHRGRIWVESELGEGATFYFTIPVGGRELERRNGRKTQNHLFGRGQ from the coding sequence ATGGAAATGAACTTACAATTCCCAGGTATTAATTTAATTAGCTTGAAAGAGGCACCAATTCATTTTTCTAGCCAAATTCAGCCTCACGGTGTCCTGTTAGTTTTGGAGGAGCCGGAGCTAAAAATATTACAAGTTAGCACTAATACATTAAATGTTTTCGGGATTGCGCCCGAAAATATGTTGGACAAAAAATTAGAAGATTTACTCGACCCATTCCAAATAGAGAGAATCAAAACAGGGCTAGCCGGGGAAAATCTTGATTTTATCAATCCTACCAAAGTTTGGGTACGAAAAAAAGGTGATGACTACATAGTATTTGATGCAATATTTCACCGGAATACAGAAGGGTTTTTAATTCTGGAATTAGAACCTGCTATTACTCAAGAAAATATTCCATTTTTAAGCTTTTATCATCTAGCTAGAGCCTCTATTAATCAACTAGAAAAAACAGCAAATCTACGTGACTTTTGTCAAGTTATCGTTCAAGAAGTTCGGAAAATAACGGAATTTGACAGGGTAATGCTATATAAATTCGATGATGATGGACATGGTTCCGTTGTCGCGGAAGACAAACTAGAAAGCCTAGAACCTTACTTAGGTCTGCATTATCCAGAGTCAGATATTCCTAAACCAGCGAGAAAATTATTTGCTGCCAATTCGATCAGAATTATACCTGATGCTTATTCTCAGCCAGTCAAACTTTTTCCTGTCAATAATCCAATTAGCGATCGCCCCATTAACTTAACCAACTCTATTCTCAGAAGTGCTGCTTCCTGTCATACAGAGTACTTGCATAATATGGGTGTTGGTGCTTCGCTGACTATCTCTTTAATTAAAGACCAAAAACTCTGGGGACTAATTGCTTGCCATCATCAATCCCCAAAATATGTTTCCTACGAATTGCGTAAAGCTTGCGAGTTCTTAGGGCGAGTAATATTTGCAGAAATCTCAGCTAGAGAAGAGACAGAAGATTATTATCACCGGATAAATCTGACACACCTTCAATCAGTCTTGATTGAATATATGTCTCAAGAAGAAAACTTTATTGATGGTTTAGTTAAAAACCCGCAGCATCTTTTAGATTTGGCTAGCGCTCAAGGTGCGGCTGTCTGTTTTGCGGGAAATTGCACGGTAGTTGGTGAAACACCTAGAGAAGAAGACCTGAATTTTTTAGTCCAATGGCTAAAGAATAATGTTGAAGAAGAAGTCTTCTATACAGATTCTTTGCCACAGATTTATCCAGATGCAGAAAGCTTTAAAAATGTCGCTAGCGGTTTGTTAGCGATTCCCATCGCCAAGCGGACTTATGTTTTGTGGTTCCGACCAGAAGTAATTCAAACTGTAAATTGGGGTGGCGATCCTAATAAGGCGTTTGAAGTTAACCAATCAGAAGGAAATGTCCGTTTATGTCCACGCAAATCATTTGAACTGTGGAAAGAAACGGTTCGCTTAACATCTTTACCTTGGAAAGAGGTAGAAGTTAAAGCAGCATTGGAACTGCGGAAAGCAATTGTAAATATTGTGCTGCGTCAAGCTGATGAACTAGCCCAGTTAGCCCAAGATTTAGAACGTTCTAACGCCGAACTGAAAAAGTTTGCCTACGTCGCCTCTCATGACTTGCAAGAACCACTCAATCAAGTTGTGAATTACGTGCAGCTGTTAGAGATGCGCTATAGCGAAGAACTTGACGAAGATGCTCAGGAGTTTATTAGTTACGCTGTGCAGGGAGTCAGCCTGATGCAGACGTTGATTGATGACGTACTGGCATACTCGAAAGTGGATATGCAAGCGATCGCATTTCAAATGAACGATGTAGAGACAGCCTTAATGCGGGGGTTGGGCAATTTGCGTCAACGCATTAATGAAACCGGAGCTATTATCACCCACGATCCCTTACCAACAGTGATGGCTGACAGCACCCAAATGATGCAGCTATTCCAGAACCTCATCGGTAACGCCATTAAGTTTCATAGTGACCAGCCGCCACAAATTCATGTGGGAGCAGAAAGGATAGAAGACGCATGGTTGTTCTCAGTACGGGATAATGGAATTGGCATTGATCCGAAATTTAGCGATCGCATTTTTGTAATTTTTCAGCGCTTACACACGCGGGATGAATATACTGGTACAGGTATGGGTTTAGCCATCTGTAAGAAGATCGTCGAATGTCACCGGGGGCGGATTTGGGTAGAGTCAGAACTGGGTGAAGGCGCAACCTTCTACTTTACGATTCCAGTTGGAGGACGCGAACTTGAGCGTAGAAACGGGAGAAAAACACAAAACCATCTTTTTGGTCGAGGACAATAA
- a CDS encoding response regulator, translated as MSVETGEKHKTIFLVEDNKADIRLIQEALKNSSVPYQVVTVRDGIDAMAYLRQEGEYADALRPDLILLDLNLPKKDGREVLAEIKADPLLKRIPVVVLTTSKNEDDIFHSYDLHVNCYITKSRNLNQLFQIVKSIEDFWLSTVTLPSE; from the coding sequence TTGAGCGTAGAAACGGGAGAAAAACACAAAACCATCTTTTTGGTCGAGGACAATAAAGCTGACATTCGCTTAATCCAAGAAGCGTTAAAAAATAGTTCAGTGCCCTACCAAGTGGTAACGGTCAGGGATGGTATAGATGCTATGGCTTATTTGCGCCAAGAAGGTGAATATGCTGATGCACTACGCCCTGACCTCATTCTATTGGATTTGAATTTGCCTAAAAAAGATGGTCGAGAAGTGCTGGCGGAAATCAAAGCCGACCCACTACTAAAGCGTATTCCAGTTGTTGTGTTAACAACCTCAAAAAATGAGGATGACATTTTTCACAGCTACGATTTACACGTGAATTGCTATATCACTAAATCTCGCAACCTCAACCAATTATTTCAAATCGTCAAGAGTATCGAAGACTTTTGGCTCTCTACTGTGACGCTACCATCGGAGTGA
- a CDS encoding hybrid sensor histidine kinase/response regulator, translated as MAVSYSVKILLIEDNLAYARLLQEFLAQAQSQEFTLVHVKRLGEAFQELSQCNYDVILLDLTLPDSQGLSSLPPLICQAPSIPIVVLTNTNDEELAIEAVRQGAQDYLVKRQVNVDVLVRSLRYAIERKQVLESLRTVNETLQNRVEERTAELVKANELNQFKSEFVSMLSHDIRNPLNTILLAAGLLQNQDERLTKEKKLNHLQMIRSAIKNMAKLLDEVTFIGKADSGRLGYELICIDLEAFCRQMVEEVRLMASDKHLTLVFASCGQLDEALWDESLLRHILGNLLSNAIKYSLPGGIVRFELIGQEKTVIFRIQDSGIGIPQEDQKRLFQPFQRADNVGNIPGTGLGLAIVKKCVDAHGGEIIVNSQVEVGTTFTVTLPLLEA; from the coding sequence ATGGCTGTGAGCTACTCAGTAAAAATCTTATTAATTGAAGATAACCTAGCTTATGCGAGGTTGTTACAAGAGTTTCTGGCACAAGCCCAGTCCCAAGAGTTTACTTTGGTTCATGTAAAGCGATTGGGCGAAGCATTTCAGGAACTCAGTCAATGTAATTATGATGTTATTTTATTAGATTTAACTCTACCTGACAGTCAAGGATTATCATCTCTACCTCCTCTGATTTGCCAAGCGCCAAGTATACCGATTGTTGTCCTAACTAATACAAATGATGAAGAACTGGCAATTGAAGCAGTGCGTCAGGGGGCACAAGATTATCTAGTCAAGCGCCAGGTAAATGTAGATGTGTTGGTTCGCTCTTTGCGTTATGCGATCGAGCGCAAGCAGGTTTTAGAATCATTACGCACAGTCAATGAGACGTTACAAAATCGGGTTGAAGAACGAACGGCGGAACTGGTGAAAGCCAATGAACTCAACCAGTTCAAATCTGAATTTGTCTCGATGCTTTCCCATGACATTCGCAATCCTTTAAATACTATTCTCTTGGCTGCTGGATTGCTCCAAAACCAGGATGAAAGGTTGACCAAAGAGAAAAAACTGAATCATTTGCAAATGATTCGCTCGGCGATCAAAAATATGGCAAAGCTATTGGATGAAGTTACATTCATCGGCAAAGCTGATTCTGGCAGACTGGGGTATGAACTCATTTGTATAGATTTAGAAGCTTTTTGCCGCCAAATGGTCGAAGAAGTTCGATTAATGGCAAGTGATAAGCATCTGACTTTGGTGTTTGCCAGTTGTGGGCAATTAGACGAGGCATTATGGGATGAAAGCTTGCTGCGGCATATTTTAGGCAATTTACTGAGCAATGCGATTAAGTATTCACTACCGGGCGGTATAGTGCGTTTTGAATTAATTGGTCAGGAAAAAACAGTAATTTTCCGAATTCAAGATTCAGGAATTGGCATTCCTCAAGAAGACCAAAAACGGCTGTTTCAGCCTTTTCAACGTGCCGACAATGTTGGAAATATTCCAGGTACTGGCTTGGGACTAGCGATCGTCAAAAAATGTGTTGATGCACACGGAGGCGAGATTATAGTCAACAGTCAAGTTGAAGTAGGTACAACCTTTACCGTCACCCTTCCTTTACTAGAAGCTTAA
- the trmB gene encoding tRNA (guanosine(46)-N7)-methyltransferase TrmB, with protein MAAVRVRQHVNPLANKYQTPASPQDFEKIYAKPNQPLHLDIGCAKGQFLLNMAQIEPNWNYLGLEIREPLVKEANKLRSQLALTNLHYLFCNVNNSLRSLLSLLPPGSLQRVTIQFPDPWFKTRHAKRRVVQPELVAELASYLAVGGVVFVQSDMEFIAVEMRDRFAAHPAYQKVGTEEWLAENPLPVPTEREIGTQKKGEPVYRALFVRREVVNEG; from the coding sequence TTGGCAGCAGTCCGAGTCCGCCAGCATGTTAATCCACTTGCTAACAAGTATCAAACACCAGCAAGTCCCCAAGACTTTGAAAAAATTTATGCAAAGCCAAATCAACCACTACATTTAGATATTGGCTGCGCTAAAGGACAGTTTTTGTTAAATATGGCCCAAATAGAACCCAACTGGAATTATCTAGGCTTAGAAATTCGAGAACCGTTGGTAAAAGAGGCAAATAAGTTACGTTCTCAGTTGGCTTTAACAAATCTGCACTACTTATTTTGCAATGTGAATAACTCATTGCGATCGCTGTTATCTTTACTCCCTCCAGGAAGTTTACAGCGCGTTACAATTCAATTTCCCGATCCTTGGTTTAAAACTCGCCATGCTAAACGCCGTGTGGTGCAGCCAGAATTAGTGGCGGAGTTAGCCAGTTATCTGGCAGTTGGTGGCGTTGTCTTTGTGCAGTCAGATATGGAATTTATCGCGGTGGAAATGCGCGATCGCTTCGCCGCCCACCCAGCTTATCAGAAAGTTGGAACAGAAGAATGGTTAGCCGAAAATCCGCTACCAGTCCCCACAGAACGAGAAATAGGCACACAAAAAAAAGGTGAACCTGTTTATCGGGCTTTGTTTGTCAGACGAGAAGTTGTGAATGAGGGCTAG